The following proteins come from a genomic window of Sebastes fasciatus isolate fSebFas1 chromosome 6, fSebFas1.pri, whole genome shotgun sequence:
- the LOC141770067 gene encoding uncharacterized protein LOC141770067: MRIGNFIPYTQMSYFMEGRDPAQLIYRWNQVLDPNLKRGFWTKEEDLLLLQAVSRYGEKDWCKIRFEVPGRTDSSCRDRYYDCLKAETRRGPFDQQERQLLLMLVKKHGVGRWAKIAAEIPDRYDAQCLREWRKLSKPAPPPRAKKDKSTRKDPTSGGGAKKKRRRRKKASPARKSIKRRLMELKEEEEESSEDDGMVVVYMDSDEEETKKKKKEVVEVEEEKEEEKEEEEEEYTFPPMQEWIPIEEAQSFTFLNFRPVELFSSGVAHNHERVRSTILGQFGRSVIVGPSPRELQWAERHSSSTMMMVSPDQLRAHLYRQVQNFNNQSSSRRKKIQIDKRSPLGRVTDIGLGYELQAAVTPWIGNLLIPPKHRLTTADALRERGEKTRLPSTPIFLLLLQTLNVDSLGCKEMIEQRRKKVVSLAPPPPPLPSSVHKNTVAGMLQQRKAMKEETLMFDQQHKLILKQLQVLQQQQKQKQQPLLLKVQPPPLPPHPPSNHPGVLLQMPPNMHRWMSPMSFPQAVFIPHPVTQPHASSIQSPSSLNTPPPAPRRPPPVSGVPVPLNATSTCSASSRQEAAAPLTQNLPVALPPSPNRHASIGSSSQPNQQAAPCTSSSPVTGPTRSGPAPGPSSSSSTTGRGQKVAEDPEAVCSSQSGAGDGDGDGDGDGDGDGGGCTGVEGAGDGMVAEGRRTRMPSQKAKALQEATEAKAGTKKKAAPSPRKRTPIQTSVPVPPQTSVPVPPQNPSLRLNVLPVSVNSSPLPPNATLACSDRNVSSTLVPPPSIPTNQHLASSTSSRPAPFSNDHDYTSFNLRPSQRGSNSTQPTTDSAHNQPPKAPRSRRRKRGRGEEQPGVTGSQDDQCVGGTGDAVGGTGDAVDGTGDAVDGTGDAVYGTDTGAIQEGKRVRHPTERLRALQEATQAKAEAKKKRASPSSPRKKRSRTSRPKEEVVVQDQPVTQPSGFCLLPGQSMWVMTPGGLVQLAMVPNAPLPAPPGNHQLSTPPVPLTASSQQSIAAPPTTAVSVPVNLPVMNQPRPFPTPLTCASKPLPPTFILQPVSKPGSSPLPYCPPQVPSKFFLPYKGTVRVDPAAPPPLRREALQFDPSLMFLESQGAVRDWLSGRGGVVVPGVDVALPYLPPFVSSLSTLSALLRAKKSLTTSSLQLLSRGSEPQRHPTTPKSDSSTEKTSSPPQDLPDSTSDLRPAQDTPATAPDTPAPSVNPHLLQEEEEEEAELVVVARQLVAERFSGNPAYQLLKARFLSCFTVPALLATVQPIREKTEAGPANEEEEEKEEEEEEELKKIQERGRRRRVERSLLLCDDGSGAPASHFSGIITNTPGTDQ; the protein is encoded by the exons ATGAGGATCGGAAACTTCATCCCCTACACGCAGa tGAGCTACTTCATGGAGGGTCGAGACCCGGCTCAGCTGATCTACAGATGGAACCAGGTCTTGGACCCGAACCTGAAGAGGGGGTTCTGGACCAAAGAAGAGGACCTG ctgctgctgcaggcggTGTCTCGTTATGGAGAGAAGGACTGGTGTAAGATCCGGTTTGAGGTTCCTGGACGCACCGACTCCAGCtgcagagacag gtattATGACTGTCTGAAGgcggagacgaggagaggaccTTTTGACCAGCAGGAGAggcagctgctgctgatgctggtgAAGAAACATGGAGttg gtcgTTGGGCGAAGATCGCTGCGGAGATTCCTGATCGTTACGACGCTCAGTGTCTGAGAGAGTGGAGGAAACTCAGCAAACCAGCACCACCTCCTCGTGCTAAG AAAGATAAATCAACTAGAAAAGATCCAACGAGTGGCGGAGGagcgaagaagaagaggaggaggaggaagaaggctaGCCCGGCCAGGAAGAGTATCAAGAGACGACTGATggagctgaaggaggaggaggaggagagcagcgaGGATGACGGGATGGTGGTGGTGTACATGGACAGTGATGAGGAGGAgacgaagaagaaaaagaaggaagtagtggaggtggaggaagagaaggaggaagagaaggaggaggaagaggaggagtacaCCTTCCCCCCCATGCAGGAGTGGATCCCGATAGAAGAAGCACAAAGTTTCACCTTCCTGAACTTCCGCCCGGTGGAGTTATTCTCCTCCGGCGTCGCCCACAATCACGAGCGTGTCCGGTCCACCATCCTGGGCCAGTTTGGGCGCTCCGTGATCGTCGGACCGAGTCCCAGAGAGCTGCAGTGGGCGGAGcgccacagcagcagcaccatgATGATGGTGTCGCCCGACCAGCTCCGAGCCCACCTGTACCGCCAGGTGCAGAACTTCAACAACCAGAGCTCCAGCCGCCGGAAAAAGATCCAGATCGACAAACGGAGCCCCCTAGGCCGAGTGACGGACATCGGGCTGGGCTACGAGCTGCAGGCCGCGGTGACGCCGTGGATCGGCAACCTGCTGATCCCGCCGAAACACAGACTGACGACGGCCGACGCCCTGAGGGAGCGAGGAGAGAAGACCCGGCTCCCCTCGACTCCCatcttcctgctcctcctccagacCTTGAACGTGGACTCCTTGGGCTGCAAGGAGATGatagagcagaggaggaagaaggtggTGTCACTGGCGCCGCCGCCTCCTCCACTTCCGTCCTCCGTCCATAAGAACACCGTCGCCGGGATGCTGCAGCAGAGGAAAGCCATGAAAGAGGAGACGCTGATGTTCGACCAGCAGCACAAACTGATCCTGAAGCAGCTTCAGGTGCTGCAGCAACAACAGAAGCAGAAACAACAACCGCTGCTGCTCAAAGTgcaacctcctcctcttcctcctcaccccCCGTCCAATCACCCCGGCGTTCTTCTTCAAATGCCTCCTAACATGCATCGTTGGATGTCTCCTATGTCGTTTCCTCAGGCTGTCTTCATTCCTCATCCTGTCACGCAACCTCACGCTTCCTCCATCCAGTCTCCCTCGTCCCTGAACACGCCCCCTCCAGCTCCACGCagacctcctcctgtctctgggGTCCCAGTGCCCCTGAACGCCACCTCTACCTGCTCCGCCTCTTCCCGCCAGGAAGCTGCTGCACCTTTGACCCAAAACCTCCCGGTTGCTTTGCCCCCTTCCCCTAACCGGCATGCTTCTATTGGTTCTTCTTCACAGCCCAATCAGCAGGCTGCTCCCTGCACCTCCAGCAGCCCCGTCACCGGCCCCACCCGGTCTGGTCCTGCCCCCGGTCCATCCAGCTCCAGTTCAACCACAGGGAGGGGGCAAAAGGTGGCAGAGGATCCAGAGGCTGTTTGTAGCAGTCAGAGCGGGGcgggtgatggtgatggtgatggtgatggtgatggtgatggtgatggtggaggATGTACAGGTGTGGAAGGGGCGGGTGATGGTATGGTCGCAGAAGGACGGAGGACTCGAATGCCGAGTCAGAAGGCCAAAGCTCTACAAGAAGCCACCGAGGCCAAG GCTGGAACCAAGAAGAAAGCTGCTCCATCTCCACGAAAGAGAACCCCGATCCAGACTTCAGTCCCTGTTCCTCCTCAGACCTCAGTCCCTGTTCCTCCTCAGAACCCGTCCCTCAGACTGAACGTCCTTCCAGTCTCTGTGAACTCGTCCCCGTTGCCCCCGAACGCCACACTTGCGTGCTCTGATAGGAATGTGTCCTCAACTTTAGTCCCGCCCCCCTCCATACCGACCAATCAGCACCTTGCTTCCTCCACCTCAAGCCGACCTGCTCCTTTCTCCAACGATCATGACTACACCTCCTTTAATCTCCGGCCCAGTCAGCGTGGCTCAAACTCAACTCAACCGACCACTGACTCCGCCCACAACCAGCCTCCCAAAGCCCCgcgcagcaggaggaggaaacgagggaggggggaggagcAGCCGGGCGTGACGGGCAGTCAGGACGACCAATGTGTGGGCGGGACAGGTGACGCGGTGGGAGGGACAGGTGACGCGGTGGACGGGACAGGTGACGCGGTGGACGGGACAGGTGACGCGGTGTACGGGACAGACACAGGTGCGATCCAGGAAGGAAAGAGGGTCCGGCACCCGACTGAGAGGCTCAGAGCTCTTCAGGAGGCCACTCAGGCGAAG gcTGAAGCCAAGAAGAAGAGagcttctccttcttctccccgTAAGAAGCGCTCTCGTACGTCTCGCCCTAAAGAGGAAGTTGTGGTACAGGACCAGCCGGTGACTCAGCCCTCCGGGTTCTGTTTACTTCCCGGCCAGTCGATGTGGGTCATGACTCCTGGCGGGCTGGTCCAGCTGGCGATGGTACCAAACGCACCCCTCCCAGCTCCACCCGGGAACCATCAGCTGTCCACGCCCCCTGTGCCACTCACCGCCAGCAGCCAGCAATCAATTGCAGCTCCCCCCACCACCGCTGTGTCTGTCCCTGTAAACCTCCCCGTTATGAATCAGCCACGCCCTTTCCCTACCCCGCTCACCTGTGCCTCCAAGCCCCTCCCCCCGACCTTCATCCTGCAACCTGTTTCAAAACCCGGCTCCTCCCCCCTGCCCTACTGCCCCCCCCAGGTTCCCTCGAAATTCTTCCTGCCATATAAGGGCACGGTGAGGGTGGACCCGGCGGCGCCCCCTCCCCTCAGGAGGGAGGCGCTGCAGTTCGACCCCTCCCTGATGTTCCTGGAGTCCCAGGGAGCGGTGCGTGATTGGCTGAGCGGTCGGGGAGGTGTGGTGGTACCTGGAGTGGACGTAGCTCTTCCCTACCTGCCGCCCTTCGTCAGCAGTCTGAGCACGCTCAGTGCGCTGCTCCGAGCCAAGAAATCTCTGACCACATCGTCCCTGCAGCTGCTGAGTCGAGGGTCCGAACCCCAACGCCACCCAACCACGCCCAAATCTGACAGCAGCACCGAGAAGACATCCAGTCCACCTCAAGACCTGCCAGACTCcacctctgacctcagaccagcccAGGACACACCAG CTACCGCACCTGACACACCAG CTCCGTCGGTCAACCCTCACCTcctgcaggaagaggaggaggaggaggcggagctCGTAGTGGTGGCCCGTCAGCTGGTGGCGGAGCGTTTCTCAGGTAACCCCGCCTATCAGCTGCTGAAGGCCCGCTTCCTGTCCTGCTTCACTGTCCCCGCCCTCCTGGCCACcgtgcagccaatcagagagaagACTGAGGCCGGCCCAGccaatgaggaggaggaggaaaaggaggaggaagaggaggaggagttgaaGAAGATccaagagagaggaagacggagGAGAGTGGAG aGATCTTTGCTGCTGTGTGACGACGGGTCCGGAGCTCCAGCCAGTCACTTCTCAGGAATCATCACCAACACACCCGGAACGGACCAGTAG
- the card9 gene encoding caspase recruitment domain-containing protein 9, which translates to MEDDLCWLQLDDFRMLLIKTIDPSRITPYLRQCQVVSAEDEEQLFNDPALVVRRRKVGALLDILQRTGVKGYTAFLESLELDYPQLYSRITGKEPNKTFSILLDTAGESGLTQFLMSELSRLQRALQDERRRRLQACSVAKEQEVWSRQQQLKDRELRKLTERVQKVREERERLSEEVKQLRDHNYNLMADINTLSQEKSSALLANRDLQIEVERMKHSVLRAESQTRLLRRRTLRPLQESRSLALPRETFFHPNRLEELKEEKKEEKQEEKKEQKEEQKEVQQSERPAPHQMNLVTSVLRLRRELHRAEEQRARSVEEKEELEMLSAQLKGDARMYRQRNKQTLRQLEEVIRERDKALSSRAEQQEEARLLLQEKDQYREQVRQLTEQSDRQELLLLRSQGEELQLRTRLRRLTCNTHRGERSVSSEEEEEPTENTAKGSSEEVRSGTSGENEEAAALQQQDSPEGGATESERKLSTAASWDEETDGCLASRSRPNFFYRRKRAVRSKLNCTEYSAGNPDDSSGSDIITDSED; encoded by the exons ATGGAGGACGACCTCTGCTGGCTTCAGCTGGATGACTTCAGGATGCTGCTGATTAAAACTATCGACCCCTCAAGGATCACTCCCTACCTCCGCCAGTGTCAG GTGGTCAGTGCTGAGGATGAGGAGCAGCTCTTCAACGATCCGGCTCTCGTCGTCAGGAGGAGGAAAGTCG GAGCCCTGCTAGACATCCTGCAGAGGACAGGGGTCAAAGGTTACACGGCCTTCCTGGAGAGTCTGGAGCTGGATTATCCTCAACTATACAGCCGCATCACCGGGAAGGAACCCAACAAGACCTTCAGCATCCTCttag ATACAGCAGGTGAGTCCGGTCTGACCCAGTTCTTGATGTCGGAGCTGAGTCGTCTTCAGAGGGCGCTGCAGGACGAGAGGCGGCGCCGCCTGCAGGCCTGCTCCGTCGCTAAGGAACAG GAGGTGTGGTctcggcagcagcagctgaaggaCCGCGAGCTGAGGAAGCTGACTGAGCGCGTGCAGAAGGTTCGGGAGGAGCGCGAGCGGCTGAGCGAGGAGGTGAAACAGCTCCGAGATCACAACTACAATCTGATGGCCGACATCAACACTCTGAGCCAGGAGAAGAGCAGCGCCCTGCTGGCCAACAGAGACCTGCAGATCGAG gtggagCGAATGAAACACTCCGTGCTGCGGGCTGAAAGTCAGACCCGACTGCTGAGACGACGTACACTGAGACCTCTGCAGGAG AGCAGGAGTCTGGCTCTGCccagagagaccttcttccatcCCAACAGActggaggagctgaaggaggagaaaaaagaggagaagcaggaagagaaaaaggAGCAGAAGGAGGAACAGAAGGAGGTGCAGCAGTCGGAGAGACCAGCTCCTCATCAGATGAACCTCGTCACTTCAGTGTTAAGACTGAGGAGAGAGCTGCACAGAGCGGAGGAGCAGAGAGccagg AgtgtggaggagaaggaggagctggagaTGCTGTCGGCTCAGCTGAAGGGAGACGCCAGGATGTACCGCCAACGAAACAAACAGACCCTCAGACAGCTGGAGGaggtgatcagagagagagacaag GCTCTGTCGTCGCgggcagagcagcaggaggaggcgcGGCTGCTCCTGCAGGAGAAGGATCAGTACAGGGAGCAGGTCCGTCAGCTCACCGAGCAGTCTGACCggcaggagctgctgctgctgaggtcaCAGGGGGAGGAGCTACAGCTGAGGACACGCCTCCGCAGACTCACCTGCAACACACAccgg GGTGAGAGGAGCGTGAgcagcgaggaagaggaggagcccACAGAGAACACTGCTAAAG GCAGCAGTGAGGAGGTGCGCAGCGGGACGTCGGGGGAGAACGAGGAGGCGGCGGCGCTGCAGCAACAGGACTCTCCTGAAGGAGGCGCCACAGAGTCTGAACGGAAGCTCAGCACTGCTGCATCATGG